The Anaerolineales bacterium region GCCACAATCGATAATGGCGACGGCAATTTCATCAAAGCCAGCCTTGGACTTGAACCCGTCAAAGGGGGTGCCGCCCGTCAGGTCAGCAATGTGCTGCGCCAGCGGGTGAATGCCGCCACCGGTCACACAGTAGATCAGGTCCTTGCCGGGTTTGGGTTCAATGACCAAAGGGCCGCCCCAGCCACGCGGGCCGGCGCTGATCTTTACTTTCTTGTATTTCTTGCTCATCGTCTTTTTATCCTCTCTTGTCCTAAGTTCCGTTTCACTTCTTGAGCTGGGAGGGGAACAAAATTGTTCCCCTCCCAGTACTCAAAAGCAAGTGCTTAGTAGGGAAGCAGGGGCATGAACAGGAAGGCGATCAACACAGCCACGGGGCCGGTGATGAGGCGGGAGAACAGCACCGCCGGCACGCCAACTTCCACAGTCTCGGGCTCAGCTTCACCCAGGGCCAGGCCGACCGGGATGAAGTCACAACCCACTTGCGGGTTGATGGCAAACAGCGCCGGCAGAGCGTAGGAAGGGGGAATGCTACCGTTGGCCAGCAGGGTGCTGCCCAACAGGGTACCGATGATCTGAGCGATCACCGCGCCGGGGCCCAGCAGGGGCGAGAGCACGGGGATGGCAATGATCACGGACAGAGCCAACAGGCCAAACAGGCTGCCCGCCAGGGGAGCCAGCAGGTTGGCGATCCAGTCACCGATGCCAGTGGCAAGGATGATACCGATCACCAAACTGATGAAGGCCATGAAAGGCAGAATGTTGACGACAACCTGATCTACAGCGTCACGGCCGGCTTGGTAGAGAGCGCCAACGACGCCACCAACACCACGGCCAACTTTTACGAGGAACGCATTCATCGTTTTCTTTCTCCTTTAATTACTTGGCCTGGCGGCGCGCCCACATGATTGCAG contains the following coding sequences:
- a CDS encoding PTS glucitol/sorbitol transporter subunit IIB — protein: MNAFLVKVGRGVGGVVGALYQAGRDAVDQVVVNILPFMAFISLVIGIILATGIGDWIANLLAPLAGSLFGLLALSVIIAIPVLSPLLGPGAVIAQIIGTLLGSTLLANGSIPPSYALPALFAINPQVGCDFIPVGLALGEAEPETVEVGVPAVLFSRLITGPVAVLIAFLFMPLLPY